One stretch of Candidatus Falkowbacteria bacterium DNA includes these proteins:
- the rpsT gene encoding 30S ribosomal protein S20 — translation MPQTRQAKKALRKSQKKAVINKAINSTVKTLVKKSRKAVLSNDGTAGELIKTTIQKIDKAAQKGVIKKNTAARKKSRLMKSLNKSQGPKA, via the coding sequence ATGCCACAAACTAGACAAGCAAAAAAAGCTCTTCGAAAAAGTCAGAAAAAAGCGGTAATAAATAAAGCTATCAACAGCACTGTTAAAACTTTAGTTAAAAAAAGTCGAAAAGCAGTATTAAGTAATGATGGGACAGCTGGAGAATTGATTAAAACAACTATCCAAAAAATTGATAAAGCCGCTCAAAAAGGTGTTATCAAAAAAAATACCGCTGCCCGAAAAAAATCTCGCTTAATGAAGAGCCTAAATAAAAGCCAAGGCCCAAAAGCCTAA
- a CDS encoding GIY-YIG nuclease family protein, whose translation MPNLKQKLTKAPTKPGIYLFYNKQRALIYVGKATNLKSRIRSYFTGQKSPRPIETFIHEVSNIKWVVTDSVLEAIIFEANYIKKHQPKYNVLGKDDKSWNYLYLTKDYFPILKSIRAHEITNYQKLWGPFPGLNTKEALKLLRKLFNYSDCKPNQDKPCFYNQIEQCLGVCTGEITAQKYKQKVIRPLMAFLSGKKDQVIKDLKKNMKVASKEEEYEEAARLRDQINNLKKIQDVALLSDSLFKTTRISNFKFRISRIEGYDISNLGSTGKVGSLVTFLHGAPSKKDYKKFKIKTVKGQSDVDCLAEVLNRRLKHSDWPLPDLILVDGGKPQISTAIKILQKSKKEEKQERKKINTQKQIPIVGIAKGKDRKKNQFFISDKSIESWIKENKKLLIQVRDEAHRFAIKYQRQLRKIK comes from the coding sequence ATGCCCAACTTAAAACAAAAACTCACCAAAGCACCAACCAAACCTGGTATATACCTTTTTTATAATAAACAAAGGGCTCTTATTTATGTTGGCAAAGCCACAAACCTAAAATCACGGATTCGCAGTTACTTTACTGGACAAAAATCACCTAGACCAATTGAAACTTTTATTCACGAAGTTTCCAACATTAAGTGGGTCGTAACAGACTCAGTTTTGGAAGCCATTATTTTCGAAGCCAATTACATAAAAAAACATCAACCGAAATACAACGTCCTTGGCAAAGATGACAAGAGCTGGAATTATTTATATTTAACTAAAGATTATTTTCCCATTTTAAAATCTATTCGTGCTCATGAAATTACTAATTACCAAAAATTATGGGGTCCTTTTCCAGGTTTAAATACCAAGGAAGCACTCAAACTTTTGCGTAAGCTTTTTAACTATTCTGATTGTAAACCAAATCAAGACAAACCTTGCTTTTATAATCAAATCGAACAATGTCTTGGGGTTTGCACTGGTGAAATTACTGCTCAGAAATACAAACAAAAAGTTATCCGCCCACTAATGGCCTTTCTTTCTGGCAAAAAAGATCAAGTAATAAAAGATCTCAAAAAAAACATGAAAGTTGCGAGTAAAGAAGAAGAATATGAAGAAGCAGCTCGCCTACGCGACCAAATCAATAACTTGAAAAAAATTCAAGATGTTGCCCTGCTTAGTGATTCTTTATTCAAAACTACCCGAATTTCTAATTTCAAGTTTCGAATTTCTAGAATCGAAGGTTATGATATCTCTAACCTTGGCTCAACTGGCAAAGTTGGAAGTTTAGTTACCTTTCTCCACGGAGCACCAAGTAAAAAAGATTACAAAAAATTCAAAATAAAAACTGTTAAGGGCCAAAGTGATGTTGATTGTCTGGCTGAAGTTTTGAATCGAAGATTGAAGCACTCCGACTGGCCTCTGCCAGACTTAATTCTTGTCGACGGCGGTAAGCCACAAATATCTACAGCAATTAAGATACTTCAAAAAAGCAAAAAAGAAGAAAAGCAAGAAAGAAAAAAAATTAACACACAAAAACAAATCCCAATCGTAGGAATTGCCAAAGGAAAAGATCGTAAAAAAAATCAGTTTTTCATTTCTGACAAATCAATTGAATCCTGGATCAAAGAAAACAAAAAACTTTTAATTCAAGTTCGCGATGAAGCACATCGCTTTGCGATTAAATATCAAAGGCAACTTAGGAAAATAAAGTAA
- a CDS encoding GNAT family N-acetyltransferase: MSIKLWPTGLEDVEKIMTWVNDPEVTAYFATMGNITKEQEIAYLSTMLASKNDRLFSIFVDDDYAGQCSINQIHWPSQTGRIFLVLTKKFQGRGLAAKVIAELLRVAFEDLKLNKIWLIVREHNERGRYLYKRCGFETEGLLREEYKVNDNFVNMVRMSILAKEYHLWYKD, translated from the coding sequence ATGTCTATTAAACTTTGGCCAACCGGACTTGAAGATGTTGAGAAAATAATGACCTGGGTAAATGACCCAGAAGTCACCGCCTACTTTGCCACTATGGGAAACATTACCAAAGAGCAGGAAATTGCTTATTTGAGTACAATGTTGGCTAGTAAAAACGATCGCTTGTTCAGCATTTTTGTAGACGACGATTATGCTGGGCAATGCTCAATCAATCAGATTCACTGGCCTTCTCAAACTGGTAGAATCTTCTTGGTCTTAACCAAAAAATTCCAAGGTCGCGGACTAGCTGCCAAAGTGATTGCGGAGCTCCTCCGGGTTGCCTTTGAGGATTTAAAGCTAAACAAAATTTGGCTGATCGTCAGGGAACACAACGAGCGTGGCCGGTACCTTTACAAACGGTGCGGTTTTGAGACAGAGGGTCTTTTGCGAGAAGAGTACAAAGTCAACGACAACTTTGTAAACATGGTCCGTATGTCAATCTTGGCCAAAGAGTACCACCTATGGTACAAAGACTAA
- a CDS encoding queuosine precursor transporter: protein MSQNKKTDLLLAIFITVLICANILGVKITTILGISVSVGIFMFPITFLITDIIEEVHGKEKTKTFIKAGSIALIIVFAYTALSIWLGASERYPHGEAYATIFGSTLRMLFASLIAFLISQYHDIWAFNFWKTKTKGKYLWLRNNASTVVSQLLDSTIFMFIAFYAIAPKFDALFIIQLIIPYWLFKIVIAAIDTPFCYLGVKWLKGTKSGKK, encoded by the coding sequence ATGTCACAAAATAAAAAAACCGACCTTCTTTTAGCTATCTTCATCACAGTTTTGATCTGCGCTAATATTTTAGGTGTGAAAATTACAACCATTCTCGGTATTTCAGTTTCGGTTGGCATCTTCATGTTTCCAATAACCTTTTTAATTACAGACATTATAGAAGAAGTTCATGGTAAAGAAAAAACTAAAACTTTTATAAAAGCTGGTTCCATTGCGTTGATCATTGTCTTTGCCTACACAGCTCTTTCAATATGGCTAGGCGCAAGTGAAAGATATCCGCACGGAGAAGCTTACGCTACAATTTTTGGTAGTACTCTACGAATGCTTTTTGCAAGTTTGATTGCCTTTTTAATTAGCCAGTATCATGATATTTGGGCATTTAATTTTTGGAAAACAAAAACCAAAGGTAAATATTTGTGGTTGAGGAATAATGCCTCAACAGTAGTCAGTCAATTACTTGATTCTACTATCTTCATGTTCATCGCCTTTTACGCAATTGCTCCGAAGTTCGATGCTTTATTTATAATTCAACTAATAATTCCTTATTGGTTATTTAAAATAGTAATCGCCGCCATTGATACTCCGTTTTGTTATCTTGGAGTTAAGTGGTTAAAAGGCACGAAATCAGGGAAGAAATAA
- the rlmN gene encoding 23S rRNA (adenine(2503)-C(2))-methyltransferase RlmN: MLYQLPENLNHLPNFRKKQIHHAIWGDYISEWSDATTLPKDLLKELEQSLPINIAGENFHSTDQQTCKTVIELEDEKKIETVLMQHKDDRNTICLSTQVGCVMNCSYCATGQMGFSRNLTADEIIMQILFWARYLKKSKRKITNVVFMGMGEPFLNYDNVMKSISIINSPDFFNIGARRISISTCGITEGIKKLANQPLQINLAISLHAPNDKVRNQIMTINKKYSVNKIMVAVDQYVTKTNRKVMFEYLLLKDVNDKPEHARELATLLDNHLYMVNLVKYNPSNSAFSPTPINKFQKFKSILQVAGINVTERHSFGQDINAACGQLANK; encoded by the coding sequence ATGCTCTATCAATTACCTGAAAACCTAAATCATTTACCTAATTTCAGAAAAAAACAAATTCATCATGCAATTTGGGGTGATTATATTTCTGAATGGTCAGACGCTACTACCCTACCCAAGGACCTTTTGAAGGAACTGGAACAAAGTTTACCTATAAACATTGCCGGTGAAAATTTTCATTCCACTGATCAACAAACTTGCAAAACAGTTATTGAACTTGAAGACGAAAAAAAGATTGAAACCGTACTGATGCAACACAAGGACGATCGTAATACAATCTGCCTATCCACTCAAGTCGGTTGCGTAATGAACTGTTCATACTGCGCCACGGGCCAAATGGGATTTTCAAGAAATCTAACAGCGGACGAAATCATCATGCAAATTTTGTTTTGGGCAAGATACTTAAAAAAATCAAAAAGAAAAATCACCAATGTTGTTTTTATGGGGATGGGTGAACCATTCTTAAACTATGACAATGTAATGAAATCTATTTCAATAATCAACAGCCCCGACTTTTTCAATATCGGAGCACGTAGAATTTCTATTTCAACCTGCGGTATTACTGAAGGAATTAAAAAATTAGCTAATCAGCCACTGCAGATAAACCTGGCCATCTCGTTGCATGCGCCTAACGACAAAGTTCGCAATCAAATAATGACTATTAACAAAAAGTATTCTGTTAACAAAATCATGGTAGCCGTCGATCAATATGTTACTAAGACTAACCGAAAAGTAATGTTTGAATATTTATTATTAAAAGATGTTAATGATAAACCAGAACATGCTCGAGAACTTGCCACACTTCTTGATAACCACTTATACATGGTTAACCTGGTAAAATACAATCCAAGTAATAGCGCATTCTCGCCAACTCCAATTAATAAATTCCAAAAATTTAAATCTATTTTGCAAGTGGCAGGCATTAATGTAACTGAACGTCACAGCTTTGGACAAGATATTAATGCAGCGTGCGGTCAACTAGCTAATAAGTAA
- a CDS encoding DNA recombination protein RmuC encodes MQYLQLIIIIVGFAVITYFIVRPKEPEEKKDDQSMIMMQNQLKEIRQSLSSQQTEIQKTMQGQFSESAKVIRNVTERLTKLDDTNKQVIGFTEQLQSLEKILTNSKTRGALGEANLELILNNILPPQAFQMQYRFRNNESVDAIVRIKDKILPIDAKFSLTNYQRIVDEDNPERKLVLEKEFKNDLKKRIDETSKYIRPEENTLEFAFMFIPAEGIYYDLLVNEVGAVKVNTRSLIDYAFNEKRVIIVSPTTFAAYLQTVLQGLRALQIEESAKEIRQNVEKLQKHLAAYEDYHRKVGSHLGTVINAWNYGDKELKKIDKDVLKITGTPSNFEPTPLDRPKTD; translated from the coding sequence ATGCAATACCTACAATTAATAATCATAATCGTCGGTTTCGCCGTCATAACTTATTTCATTGTAAGGCCTAAAGAGCCTGAGGAAAAAAAAGATGATCAATCCATGATCATGATGCAGAATCAACTCAAAGAAATCCGCCAGTCTCTATCCAGTCAACAAACTGAAATCCAAAAAACAATGCAAGGTCAATTTTCCGAAAGCGCAAAAGTTATTAGAAATGTGACCGAGAGATTAACAAAGTTGGATGACACGAATAAACAGGTTATTGGATTTACAGAACAGCTACAAAGTCTCGAAAAGATTTTAACTAATTCAAAGACACGTGGTGCACTTGGCGAAGCTAATTTGGAATTGATTTTAAATAATATTCTTCCACCTCAAGCGTTTCAGATGCAATATCGATTCCGAAACAATGAATCGGTAGACGCAATTGTGAGGATAAAAGACAAAATATTACCGATCGATGCAAAATTCTCATTAACCAACTACCAGCGCATAGTCGACGAAGATAACCCAGAAAGAAAATTAGTGCTAGAAAAAGAATTTAAAAATGACCTAAAGAAAAGAATTGACGAAACCTCAAAATATATTCGCCCAGAAGAAAACACCCTTGAATTTGCGTTCATGTTTATCCCCGCTGAAGGGATTTATTACGATTTACTGGTTAATGAAGTTGGCGCCGTAAAAGTGAATACACGCAGCTTGATTGACTATGCCTTTAATGAAAAAAGGGTCATAATAGTTTCCCCAACAACCTTTGCTGCATACTTACAAACTGTACTTCAGGGATTACGAGCTCTACAAATTGAAGAATCTGCCAAGGAAATACGGCAGAATGTAGAAAAGCTTCAAAAACATCTTGCAGCCTACGAAGATTATCATCGAAAAGTCGGATCTCACTTAGGAACAGTAATCAATGCCTGGAACTATGGAGACAAGGAATTAAAAAAGATTGATAAAGATGTTTTGAAAATAACCGGCACGCCAAGTAACTTCGAGCCCACCCCATTAGATCGCCCAAAAACTGATTAA
- a CDS encoding VWA domain-containing protein, which translates to MKDNGNKNSVSALIPGDALNGLVQVDTKPKTLSIMILDQSSSMMHYDDTPQTCINGVIEECKNPKDGRTQFCTVIAFDDEAEILLPLTLATEVVPISNYRAKNMTLLWETVYQTLKVFRHFYRQANGLADIKVYVAVFSDGDDNKSDRERQPRKVKKLARSVRALGWELFCYGIGIDGERLAEDMGFPTDSDHAITVEGSPEAIANVTRHYSDATTTGCFDPNFFKKKQKTTTPQKP; encoded by the coding sequence ATGAAAGACAACGGAAACAAAAACTCAGTAAGTGCTTTGATCCCAGGTGATGCGCTAAATGGTCTGGTTCAGGTAGATACCAAACCTAAGACGCTAAGTATCATGATTCTGGATCAATCTTCCTCAATGATGCATTATGATGACACTCCACAAACATGCATTAATGGAGTCATTGAAGAATGCAAAAACCCGAAAGATGGACGAACTCAATTTTGTACAGTGATTGCATTTGATGACGAAGCAGAGATTCTTTTGCCACTAACCCTGGCAACGGAAGTTGTTCCGATTTCTAATTATCGAGCGAAAAATATGACTCTGCTGTGGGAAACAGTTTACCAGACGCTGAAAGTCTTCCGCCACTTTTATCGACAAGCTAACGGTCTTGCTGACATCAAAGTTTACGTGGCGGTTTTCAGTGATGGAGACGACAACAAGTCAGACCGTGAACGCCAGCCCAGAAAAGTAAAGAAGCTCGCTAGAAGTGTGCGAGCTCTGGGATGGGAACTGTTCTGTTACGGGATTGGTATCGATGGTGAAAGGCTAGCTGAAGACATGGGCTTTCCTACCGATTCAGATCACGCCATTACCGTTGAAGGCTCGCCAGAGGCCATTGCCAACGTAACCAGACACTACTCTGATGCAACAACCACTGGTTGTTTTGACCCCAACTTTTTCAAAAAAAAGCAAAAGACAACTACTCCGCAGAAACCGTAA
- the uvrA gene encoding excinuclease ABC subunit UvrA gives METKITIKGAREHNLRNVNLEIPRNKMIVFTGISGSGKSSLAFDTIFAEGQRRYLESLSSYARQFLGGMNKPDVNEISGLSPAISIDQKAHSSNPRSTVATITEVYDYLRILYAKIGQPYCPLCQTPLEKVTTDEINDHLIERLKNTKEEKNKTTTLSILSPIVRGRKGEYHQLLYDIYNNGFVEARIDGKFKSLKNRVVLTKNKKHTIEIVIDKITLINPDTIEQSPSVLQRIAEAVENAAELSDGLCTVIYPNSEEKIFSTDYSCPHDGYSFPEIEPRLFSFNSPYGYCNYCTGLGTKELFSEEVCPKCEGKRLNENALSVKINKKNICQTTDLNIREALEFIILLEKKLTAKQLEIAGVIIGEVRTRLQFMLDVGLHYLTLNRRGGTLSGGEAQRIRLASQVSTKLVGALYILDEPTIGLHQKDNDQLISTLRNLCDTGNTIIIVEHDENTILTSDWLVDIGPAAGVHGGKIVYNGPLNNILDSKQALPKIALDCQTQGSAKDSLTGQYLRNEKSISLPERRRKVDKKTPVIKITGAKEHNLKNIKVEIPLRRLICLTGVSGSGKSTLMHDTLYRAIQNKKFRMNKWVGKHKSVTGIESIDKVIKINQAPIGRTPRSNPATYTKAFDYIRDIFASTQEARIRGYNVGRFSFNKPGGRCENCEGRGHLQIEMHFLPSVEVICDICKGKRYNKETLQVHYKGKNISDVLSMTIEESKVFFRDVPFIYDKLKVLSEVGLDYLTLGQSATTLSGGEAQRIKLSRELAKRNTTNTLYLMDEPTVGLHYDDVKKLLDVIQRLVSQGNTAMIIEHNLDIIKCADWLIDLGPEGGDGGGEVVKVGTPEEVARYGPSWTGQYLKRILKS, from the coding sequence ATGGAAACCAAAATCACAATCAAGGGTGCACGTGAACATAATCTGAGAAATGTTAACTTGGAAATTCCTCGTAACAAAATGATTGTATTCACCGGTATTTCTGGTTCGGGAAAATCCAGCCTGGCTTTTGATACGATTTTCGCTGAAGGCCAACGCCGATATCTGGAAAGTTTATCTTCTTACGCGCGCCAATTTCTAGGTGGTATGAATAAACCGGACGTAAACGAAATATCAGGGCTATCTCCAGCTATTTCTATAGATCAAAAAGCTCATAGTTCCAATCCTCGCTCAACCGTGGCAACAATCACGGAAGTTTATGATTATTTAAGAATTCTATATGCAAAAATCGGACAACCCTATTGTCCTTTGTGTCAGACGCCACTAGAAAAAGTCACTACTGATGAAATTAACGACCACTTGATTGAACGACTTAAAAATACTAAAGAAGAAAAGAACAAAACAACAACTTTATCGATACTTTCACCAATTGTTCGCGGTCGCAAAGGAGAATATCACCAATTACTTTATGATATTTATAACAACGGTTTTGTTGAGGCTCGTATTGACGGAAAATTTAAATCGCTTAAGAATAGAGTTGTATTAACCAAAAATAAAAAGCATACTATTGAAATTGTAATCGATAAAATCACCCTTATTAATCCAGACACGATTGAACAAAGTCCTTCTGTTTTGCAAAGGATTGCTGAAGCAGTGGAAAATGCAGCTGAACTATCCGATGGTCTTTGTACCGTTATTTATCCAAACAGTGAAGAAAAAATATTCAGCACAGACTATTCTTGTCCGCATGATGGTTATAGTTTTCCAGAAATCGAGCCCCGTCTTTTTAGTTTTAATAGTCCTTATGGATATTGTAACTATTGTACAGGCCTTGGCACAAAAGAATTATTCAGCGAAGAAGTGTGTCCTAAGTGCGAGGGCAAGCGTCTAAACGAAAATGCCCTAAGCGTAAAAATCAACAAAAAAAACATTTGCCAAACAACCGACCTCAATATACGAGAAGCATTGGAATTTATTATCTTACTAGAAAAAAAACTCACCGCTAAACAACTCGAAATTGCAGGAGTTATTATCGGAGAGGTGAGAACCCGTTTACAGTTTATGCTTGATGTCGGCTTGCACTATTTAACTTTAAACCGGCGTGGCGGAACACTTTCTGGTGGTGAAGCGCAACGCATTCGCCTAGCATCTCAGGTCAGCACCAAACTGGTTGGAGCACTTTATATCTTAGATGAACCAACTATTGGTTTACATCAAAAAGATAACGATCAACTAATTTCAACACTGAGAAATCTGTGCGATACTGGCAATACTATTATAATTGTTGAACATGATGAAAACACAATCTTGACCAGTGACTGGCTGGTTGATATTGGTCCAGCTGCTGGAGTGCACGGCGGTAAAATTGTCTACAACGGCCCCTTAAATAATATTCTTGATTCAAAACAGGCTTTACCGAAAATAGCACTCGATTGTCAAACTCAAGGTTCCGCAAAAGATTCTTTAACAGGTCAATATTTAAGAAACGAAAAATCAATTTCACTACCAGAGCGCCGGCGAAAAGTTGATAAAAAAACTCCCGTCATAAAAATTACTGGGGCCAAAGAACATAATCTAAAAAACATCAAGGTAGAAATTCCCCTTCGCCGTTTAATTTGTTTGACCGGTGTATCCGGATCAGGTAAGTCAACCTTAATGCACGACACTTTGTATCGTGCTATTCAAAACAAGAAATTCCGCATGAATAAATGGGTTGGTAAACACAAATCTGTAACAGGAATCGAGAGTATTGATAAAGTTATCAAAATCAACCAAGCACCAATCGGCCGTACCCCTAGATCAAACCCTGCAACTTACACCAAAGCGTTTGATTATATTCGTGATATTTTTGCTTCAACTCAAGAAGCTCGTATTCGCGGTTATAACGTTGGTCGCTTCAGTTTTAATAAGCCCGGCGGACGTTGCGAAAACTGTGAAGGTCGTGGTCACTTGCAAATAGAAATGCATTTTCTACCCAGCGTAGAAGTTATTTGTGATATATGTAAAGGCAAACGTTACAACAAAGAAACTTTGCAAGTTCATTACAAAGGAAAAAACATTTCCGATGTTCTGAGTATGACGATTGAAGAATCAAAAGTTTTTTTCCGTGACGTACCTTTTATTTACGACAAACTAAAGGTTCTTAGTGAAGTTGGTCTTGACTACCTAACACTTGGCCAGTCAGCCACCACCCTCTCGGGTGGTGAAGCCCAACGGATTAAACTAAGTCGAGAATTAGCAAAAAGAAATACAACCAATACTTTATATTTAATGGACGAGCCTACCGTTGGACTGCATTATGATGATGTCAAAAAACTTCTTGATGTCATTCAACGATTAGTTTCACAAGGAAACACAGCCATGATAATTGAACATAATCTCGACATCATCAAATGCGCTGACTGGCTGATTGACCTTGGACCTGAAGGTGGTGATGGTGGTGGCGAAGTTGTAAAAGTTGGCACCCCAGAGGAAGTTGCTAGATATGGACCAAGCTGGACCGGACAATACTTAAAACGAATATTAAAATCTTGA
- a CDS encoding NUDIX hydrolase, producing the protein MTNKKAFDFKKATEGWKLLVAADIVVFSLIKNKLNVLLVKRRFGPGVGKWAIPGGFVREDESLEEAALRELNEETGLSKSNYLEQLYTFGEVKRDPRTRVIAVAYMVLVSEPEKIKLSASDDAREARWFPITDLPELSFGKSHEEILLYAWQRLKWKFEYTNVAATMMQSEFTLTELQKAYEAVYKDKIDKRNFRKKILSLAMVEPLDKVTSEVGRPAQLYKATTKKLKIYSRVI; encoded by the coding sequence ATGACTAATAAAAAAGCTTTTGATTTCAAAAAAGCCACAGAAGGCTGGAAACTTTTAGTTGCCGCTGATATTGTGGTTTTTTCATTAATAAAAAATAAGTTAAATGTACTTTTGGTTAAACGTCGTTTTGGTCCAGGCGTTGGTAAATGGGCAATCCCGGGTGGTTTTGTGCGGGAAGATGAAAGTTTGGAAGAAGCTGCTTTGCGTGAGTTAAATGAAGAAACTGGTTTATCAAAATCAAATTACTTGGAACAGCTTTATACTTTTGGTGAAGTTAAACGTGATCCACGAACAAGAGTAATTGCGGTAGCGTACATGGTGCTAGTAAGTGAGCCGGAGAAAATTAAACTTAGTGCTTCTGATGATGCACGTGAGGCGCGTTGGTTTCCAATAACTGATTTGCCGGAACTTTCTTTTGGAAAATCGCATGAAGAAATTCTTTTGTATGCATGGCAACGCTTGAAATGGAAATTTGAATATACTAATGTAGCCGCTACCATGATGCAATCAGAATTTACTCTAACCGAATTGCAAAAAGCTTATGAAGCGGTTTACAAAGATAAAATTGACAAGCGGAATTTCCGTAAAAAGATTTTGTCTCTGGCTATGGTTGAGCCATTAGATAAGGTGACCAGTGAAGTTGGTCGGCCAGCTCAACTTTACAAAGCAACCACTAAAAAGTTGAAAATCTATAGTAGAGTTATATAA
- a CDS encoding lytic transglycosylase domain-containing protein — MKKTALFAMAILIVCSLTDLGQAAAETKMEIVSNKQVKVLRAKVYRQYDWDDVIYPHVLVKDVIGKLGYSNVNGLLRNWLKIPKNARDEIITIFNEAGLGRFVFLMFVESGADPDEESFKGAQGLFQIMPGTAEAICGITRVEALRDPVINAWCAVEVLKKYGAKKNWRWALVKYNGKYRSCAAKGYMKCLHEKYLAGNKDLYGAAHYQAHFLIYSEMGRHFIWDWEKPEQVARK, encoded by the coding sequence ATGAAGAAAACAGCCCTTTTCGCAATGGCAATCTTGATTGTTTGTAGTCTGACTGACCTGGGTCAAGCTGCAGCCGAAACTAAAATGGAGATCGTTTCTAACAAACAGGTAAAAGTTCTGCGAGCAAAGGTGTATCGCCAGTATGATTGGGATGATGTAATTTATCCTCATGTATTGGTGAAGGACGTGATTGGCAAGTTGGGCTATTCCAATGTAAATGGTCTTTTGAGAAACTGGCTGAAGATTCCCAAGAATGCTAGGGATGAAATCATTACCATTTTTAATGAGGCCGGTCTGGGTCGATTCGTTTTCCTGATGTTTGTGGAGAGCGGAGCTGATCCAGATGAAGAAAGCTTCAAAGGTGCTCAAGGATTGTTCCAAATCATGCCGGGAACGGCTGAGGCAATCTGTGGCATCACTCGAGTAGAAGCTCTACGTGACCCGGTGATCAACGCTTGGTGTGCGGTAGAGGTTCTCAAGAAGTATGGAGCGAAGAAGAACTGGCGTTGGGCTCTGGTCAAGTACAATGGTAAGTACAGAAGTTGTGCTGCTAAAGGTTACATGAAATGTCTGCATGAAAAGTATCTGGCAGGCAACAAGGATCTGTACGGAGCCGCGCATTACCAAGCTCATTTCCTAATTTATTCGGAGATGGGTCGCCACTTCATCTGGGACTGGGAAAAGCCTGAGCAAGTTGCTCGCAAGTGA
- the holA gene encoding DNA polymerase III subunit delta: MSDKTKQLFLWHGENDYEIFQRMVYWREVFEKKYTGLNIFSFDLLASGSKDKINNDLKNALQVNSLFGMNKLVILKNFLQTGSKLDKEVQELVLGALKKPAEGFFVVFYQTEKPDARNKIYKQIQGLHKKAIAEIEEFQLPKQNNLVKWILNKAKQYEINLSLEAVNLLAAIIGNDLWQLDREIHKLANYKSGEKVTTEDINLMVKGKYNDDIFQLMDAISSKNKKKALKLFQDQLDSGSNEIYLLTMLVRQFRIFWQIKEATEKDNLPEAMIAKQLKIHPYVVKKSLSQLRNFPIEQIKKIYQQLLDFEIKIKSTNITFELLFDLLIAEL; the protein is encoded by the coding sequence ATGTCAGACAAAACTAAACAATTATTTTTGTGGCACGGTGAGAATGATTACGAGATTTTTCAACGAATGGTCTATTGGCGAGAGGTATTTGAAAAGAAATATACAGGTTTGAATATTTTTTCTTTTGATTTATTGGCTAGTGGTTCAAAGGACAAAATTAATAATGATTTAAAAAATGCACTTCAAGTCAATTCTTTGTTTGGAATGAATAAGTTAGTTATTCTTAAAAACTTTTTACAAACTGGTAGCAAGTTAGACAAGGAAGTGCAGGAATTAGTACTTGGTGCATTAAAAAAACCAGCTGAAGGATTTTTTGTGGTTTTTTATCAAACTGAAAAGCCTGATGCTAGAAATAAAATCTATAAACAGATCCAAGGTCTTCACAAAAAGGCAATTGCTGAGATTGAAGAATTTCAATTACCAAAACAAAATAATTTAGTGAAGTGGATTTTGAATAAAGCTAAACAATATGAAATCAATTTGTCGCTAGAGGCAGTGAACTTACTGGCAGCAATTATTGGTAATGACCTTTGGCAATTGGATCGAGAAATTCACAAGTTGGCTAATTACAAATCTGGTGAAAAGGTTACCACTGAAGATATTAATTTAATGGTCAAGGGAAAGTATAATGATGACATTTTTCAACTGATGGATGCTATTAGTTCCAAGAATAAGAAAAAAGCATTAAAACTTTTTCAAGATCAATTGGATAGCGGATCGAATGAAATATATTTGTTGACAATGTTGGTTCGTCAGTTCAGAATTTTTTGGCAGATCAAGGAGGCTACGGAAAAAGATAATTTACCAGAAGCTATGATTGCCAAACAACTTAAAATTCATCCTTACGTAGTGAAGAAAAGTTTGAGTCAACTGCGCAATTTTCCAATTGAACAAATTAAAAAAATATATCAGCAGTTACTGGATTTTGAAATTAAGATAAAATCTACAAATATTACCTTTGAGTTACTGTTTGATTTGTTGATTGCTGAGCTTTGA